A section of the Halococcus agarilyticus genome encodes:
- the argC gene encoding N-acetyl-gamma-glutamyl-phosphate reductase — MTHTASVVGASGFTGGELLRLLRGHPAFEITQATSREYANKTVGSVHPNLRELDLRFSEPTDLDEVDVLFAATPHGVSMEHIDAFRAAADTIVDLSADFRLDSEDQYDEWYDGHSRPELLDESVYALPERHRDDLAGASLIAAGGCNATAAILGLGPLFDDGILAGDERIVVDVKVGSSEGGASSGKASSHAERSGVVRPYAPTGHRHEAEIEQEFGCKTAFSAHAVDMIRGAAATCHVFPSEPVSKADLWSAYREAYDDEPFVRLVAGGSGVYRYPEPKAVAGSNYAEVGFELDPSNGRIVVFSAIDNMMKGSAGQAVHAANVALGIDETAGLDFQGLHPVGAP, encoded by the coding sequence ATGACCCACACCGCGTCGGTCGTCGGCGCGAGCGGGTTCACCGGCGGCGAACTCCTCCGATTGCTCCGCGGCCATCCCGCCTTCGAGATTACCCAGGCAACCAGCCGCGAGTACGCGAACAAGACGGTCGGATCGGTCCATCCCAACCTTCGGGAGCTCGATCTGCGGTTCAGCGAGCCCACCGATCTCGACGAGGTGGACGTGCTGTTCGCCGCGACGCCCCACGGCGTGTCGATGGAGCACATCGACGCGTTCCGGGCGGCTGCGGACACGATCGTCGACCTCTCGGCGGACTTCCGGCTCGATAGCGAAGACCAGTACGACGAATGGTACGACGGTCACAGCCGGCCCGAACTCCTCGACGAGTCGGTGTACGCGCTCCCCGAACGCCACCGCGACGACCTCGCGGGTGCGTCGCTGATTGCGGCGGGCGGCTGCAACGCGACCGCCGCGATCCTCGGGCTCGGTCCGCTGTTCGACGACGGGATCCTCGCGGGCGACGAGCGGATCGTGGTCGACGTGAAGGTGGGTTCGTCGGAAGGCGGAGCAAGTAGTGGAAAAGCGTCCTCACACGCCGAGCGCTCGGGCGTCGTCAGACCCTACGCGCCGACGGGCCACCGCCACGAGGCCGAGATCGAGCAGGAATTCGGCTGTAAGACGGCGTTCTCGGCCCACGCAGTCGACATGATCCGCGGTGCGGCCGCGACCTGCCACGTCTTCCCGAGCGAACCGGTGTCGAAGGCCGACCTCTGGAGCGCCTATCGCGAAGCCTACGACGACGAGCCGTTCGTCCGGCTCGTGGCCGGGGGCTCCGGGGTATATCGGTATCCCGAGCCGAAGGCGGTCGCGGGCTCGAACTACGCCGAGGTCGGGTTCGAACTCGATCCGAGCAACGGACGGATCGTCGTGTTCTCGGCCATCGACAACATGATGAAGGGCTCGGCAGGCCAGGCGGTCCACGCCGCGAACGTCGCGCTCGGAATCGACGAGACGGCGGGACTCGACTTTCAGGGACTCCATCCCGTGGGGGCACCCTGA
- a CDS encoding acetylglutamate/acetylaminoadipate kinase, whose amino-acid sequence MTTVVKVGGARAVDPEGTIADVAALTGEGEDCVVVHGGSTAVDETLERLGEEPEYVETPKGVVGRFTDERTMETFEMVLPGKLNTDLTASLRKTGVDAVGLSGVDGGLLTGPRKSAVKVVEDGKTKIRRGEHSGKIESVNADLLTGLLDDGYTPVVTVPMLADDGTPVNADADRAAAAVAGALGATLVVLTDVPGVLADPDDPGTLIGQVRAPDELARVESAAEGFMGKKVMAATEALDGGAASVVVADANAPDPVLAALDGDGTHFAPGAIETEAEVDA is encoded by the coding sequence ATGACGACGGTCGTGAAGGTCGGCGGCGCGCGAGCGGTCGATCCCGAGGGCACGATCGCGGACGTCGCGGCGCTCACAGGAGAGGGCGAGGACTGCGTAGTCGTCCACGGTGGCTCGACAGCGGTCGACGAGACGCTGGAACGGCTGGGCGAGGAGCCCGAGTACGTCGAGACGCCCAAAGGAGTGGTCGGGCGGTTCACCGACGAGCGCACGATGGAGACCTTCGAGATGGTCCTCCCCGGGAAACTCAACACCGACCTCACGGCGTCACTGCGGAAGACCGGTGTGGACGCCGTGGGGCTGTCGGGCGTCGACGGCGGGCTCCTGACCGGCCCCCGGAAATCGGCCGTCAAAGTCGTCGAGGACGGCAAGACGAAGATCCGCCGTGGCGAGCACTCCGGGAAGATCGAATCGGTGAACGCCGACCTCCTCACCGGGCTGCTCGACGACGGCTACACGCCCGTCGTGACGGTGCCGATGCTAGCGGACGATGGAACCCCCGTGAACGCCGACGCCGACCGGGCGGCCGCCGCGGTCGCCGGCGCGCTCGGCGCGACGCTCGTGGTGCTGACCGACGTGCCTGGCGTGCTCGCGGATCCCGACGATCCCGGAACGCTGATCGGACAGGTGAGAGCGCCCGACGAGCTCGCACGGGTGGAGTCGGCCGCCGAGGGGTTCATGGGCAAGAAGGTGATGGCGGCGACGGAGGCGCTCGACGGCGGTGCCGCGTCGGTCGTCGTCGCCGACGCGAACGCCCCTGATCCTGTTCTCGCGGCGCTCGACGGCGACGGGACACACTTCGCGCCCGGGGCGATCGAAACCGAAGCGGAGGTCGACGCATGA
- the lysX gene encoding lysine biosynthesis protein LysX, protein MKIGVLYSRIRHDEKLLLGELRERGHEVTKIDVRDQRFDLTEPPAAFADVDLVVDRCLATSRSRYATRFLAAYGIPVVNSPETAAVCADKAECSLALAGAGVPTPRTEVAFTKESAMESIERFGYPCVVKPVIGSWGRLLAKIDSRSAAEAILEHKSTLGHYEHKVFYVQEFVAKPGRDIRVVATDGEPVGAMVRSSDHWLTNAAKGAETETFELDDEARDLVARASDAVGGGLLGVDLMETDDPDADHSYTVHEVNHTVEFKALDGVTDGDVPAQVVDWLEEKAETANETAVAAP, encoded by the coding sequence GTGAAAATAGGCGTCCTCTACTCCCGGATCCGGCACGACGAGAAGCTCCTGCTCGGTGAGCTCCGGGAGCGCGGCCACGAGGTGACGAAGATCGACGTTCGCGACCAGCGCTTCGATCTCACCGAGCCGCCAGCGGCGTTCGCCGACGTGGATCTCGTCGTGGACCGGTGTCTCGCGACCAGCCGGAGCCGCTACGCGACGCGCTTTCTCGCGGCGTACGGGATCCCGGTCGTGAACTCGCCCGAGACGGCGGCGGTGTGTGCCGACAAGGCCGAGTGCAGCCTCGCGCTCGCGGGAGCGGGCGTGCCGACGCCCCGGACGGAGGTCGCCTTCACCAAGGAGAGCGCGATGGAATCCATCGAACGGTTCGGCTACCCCTGCGTGGTGAAACCCGTGATCGGCTCGTGGGGGCGGCTGCTGGCGAAGATCGATTCCCGGAGCGCGGCGGAGGCGATCCTCGAACACAAATCGACCCTGGGGCACTACGAGCACAAGGTGTTCTACGTCCAGGAGTTCGTCGCGAAGCCCGGCCGCGACATCCGGGTCGTGGCTACTGATGGTGAGCCCGTGGGGGCGATGGTGCGCTCGTCGGATCACTGGCTCACCAACGCGGCGAAGGGAGCCGAAACCGAGACGTTCGAGCTCGACGACGAGGCCCGCGATCTCGTCGCGCGCGCGAGCGACGCCGTGGGTGGCGGTCTCTTGGGAGTCGACCTGATGGAGACCGACGATCCCGACGCGGACCACTCCTACACCGTCCACGAGGTGAATCATACGGTCGAGTTCAAGGCGCTCGACGGCGTCACCGACGGCGACGTGCCCGCTCAGGTAGTCGACTGGCTCGAAGAAAAAGCGGAGACCGCAAACGAAACTGCGGTCGCTGCGCCATGA
- a CDS encoding helix-turn-helix domain-containing protein — translation MTEADPSPQRFRDLMLDSEPGFEEVMVCVFDIQRHETRTYRTLLDQPGSTVEELAAELERDRSNVNRSLSTLREKGLADRGRRLLDGGGHVYQYTATPLPEATELMHDTLDEWTAYVHARIDEFGDETA, via the coding sequence ATGACCGAGGCCGACCCCAGCCCCCAGCGGTTCCGCGATCTCATGCTCGATTCCGAACCCGGGTTCGAGGAGGTGATGGTCTGCGTGTTCGACATCCAGCGCCACGAGACGCGGACCTACCGAACGTTGCTCGACCAGCCGGGCAGCACGGTCGAGGAGCTGGCCGCGGAGCTGGAGCGGGACCGCTCGAACGTCAATCGGTCGCTGTCGACGCTGCGGGAGAAGGGGCTCGCCGACCGCGGCCGACGGCTCTTAGACGGCGGCGGGCACGTCTATCAGTACACCGCGACGCCGCTGCCGGAGGCAACGGAGCTGATGCACGACACCCTCGACGAATGGACGGCGTACGTCCACGCGCGGATCGACGAGTTCGGCGACGAAACGGCGTGA
- the argH gene encoding argininosuccinate lyase gives MSGEDGDVVRRDRFSGGPARVFLSSMDHDERLFDADLAVDRAHVVMLAEQGIVDEGSAGEILDALADIEATGYDALDGEDVHAAIETAVIDRIGESGGRMHTARSRNDEVATCIRYRLREELLDTIEATLVLREALVEEAREYVETIMPGYTHRQAAQPTTVAHFLCSYAEALERDTDRLLAAYDRTNRSPLGAAAFAGTPFDIDRERTAELLGFDDVLGNSMDAVSTRDFLVEAASGWSALALTLSGLATDLIEFAADGYVEIHDDYASTSSIMPQKKNPDTLELVRAAAGNASAGLNGLLTTLKGLPRAYNRDLQEATPHVWAAVDAVAPATEVAAGAVATATWNEDALAAAAGDGFATATGVADLLAANGVPFRTAHEILAQAAESGGDYVAIATAADAVLDQSLSAVVEREAIEDALDPATSVATRDSVGGPAPEAVVAALDETRTAIEDDTDRHDERCDRLDAAAAVLEREVSQYR, from the coding sequence ATGAGTGGAGAGGACGGCGACGTGGTCCGCCGCGACCGGTTCAGCGGCGGCCCCGCCCGTGTGTTCCTCTCCTCGATGGACCACGACGAGCGCCTCTTCGACGCGGACCTCGCGGTCGACCGCGCACACGTGGTGATGCTCGCAGAGCAGGGCATCGTCGACGAGGGAAGTGCGGGCGAGATCCTCGACGCACTCGCCGATATCGAAGCGACGGGCTACGACGCGCTCGACGGCGAGGACGTCCACGCCGCGATCGAGACCGCGGTGATCGACCGCATCGGCGAGTCGGGTGGTCGGATGCACACCGCTCGGAGTCGGAACGACGAGGTGGCGACGTGTATTCGATACCGGCTGCGCGAGGAACTGCTCGACACGATCGAGGCGACGCTCGTCCTCCGCGAGGCGCTCGTCGAGGAAGCGCGTGAGTACGTCGAAACCATCATGCCCGGCTACACACACCGTCAGGCCGCCCAGCCCACCACCGTTGCGCACTTCCTGTGCTCGTACGCCGAAGCGCTCGAACGCGACACGGATCGATTGCTCGCGGCGTACGACCGGACGAACCGCTCGCCGCTCGGCGCAGCGGCCTTTGCGGGCACACCGTTCGACATCGACCGCGAGCGGACCGCCGAGCTGCTGGGGTTCGATGACGTGCTCGGCAATTCGATGGACGCCGTCTCGACCCGGGATTTCCTCGTCGAGGCCGCGAGCGGCTGGTCGGCGCTCGCACTCACGCTGTCGGGGCTTGCGACCGATCTGATCGAGTTCGCGGCGGACGGGTACGTCGAGATTCACGACGACTACGCCTCGACCTCCTCGATCATGCCCCAGAAGAAAAACCCCGACACGCTCGAACTCGTCCGGGCGGCGGCCGGGAACGCGAGTGCGGGGCTGAACGGCCTGCTGACCACGCTGAAGGGGCTGCCCCGGGCGTACAACCGCGATCTTCAGGAGGCGACGCCACACGTCTGGGCCGCCGTCGATGCGGTCGCCCCTGCGACCGAGGTGGCCGCGGGAGCGGTCGCGACCGCGACGTGGAACGAGGACGCGCTCGCCGCGGCGGCCGGCGACGGCTTTGCGACCGCGACCGGCGTCGCCGACCTGCTCGCGGCCAATGGAGTACCGTTCCGCACCGCCCACGAGATTCTGGCCCAGGCCGCCGAAAGCGGCGGTGACTACGTAGCCATCGCGACGGCCGCCGACGCGGTGCTCGACCAATCGCTCTCGGCGGTCGTCGAGCGCGAGGCGATCGAGGACGCGCTCGATCCCGCGACGAGCGTGGCGACCCGCGACTCGGTCGGCGGCCCCGCGCCCGAGGCAGTTGTGGCGGCACTCGACGAGACGCGGACGGCGATCGAGGACGACACCGACCGCCACGACGAGCGGTGCGATCGGCTTGACGCCGCCGCCGCAGTGCTCGAACGGGAGGTGAGTCAGTATCGTTGA
- the argF gene encoding ornithine carbamoyltransferase gives MTRHFTDIDDLSADELETVLDTAAELKSQVKRDEPHPLLERQTLGMVFEKPSSRTRLSFETGMTQLGGHAIFLGPDDIGLGEREPLADTARTLSGYVDCAMVRLFDHGDLEELAAHADVPIVNGLTDDAHPCQTLADLLTLRETVGFDAQVAWVGDGNNVAQSFVLGCALAGIDLTVATPEGYGIDERVLDRADEIGTAPDVTTDPEVAVAGRDAVYTDVWVSMGEEAERETKLAAFEESGFQVNADLLDDATVLHCLPAHRGEEITEDVLESDRAVVWQQAENRLHAQKGLLAFLLDAL, from the coding sequence ATGACACGCCATTTCACCGACATCGACGACCTCTCGGCCGACGAACTCGAAACGGTGCTCGACACTGCTGCCGAACTCAAATCGCAGGTGAAACGCGACGAGCCACATCCCCTGCTCGAACGCCAAACCCTCGGAATGGTGTTCGAGAAACCGAGCAGTCGGACGCGGCTCTCGTTCGAGACCGGGATGACCCAGCTCGGCGGCCACGCGATCTTCCTGGGTCCGGACGACATCGGGCTCGGCGAGCGCGAACCGCTCGCCGACACCGCCCGCACCCTCTCGGGGTACGTCGACTGCGCGATGGTCCGGCTGTTCGATCACGGGGACTTGGAGGAGCTCGCGGCCCACGCCGACGTGCCGATCGTCAACGGGTTGACCGACGACGCCCACCCCTGCCAGACGCTCGCGGATCTGCTGACGCTCCGCGAGACGGTGGGGTTCGACGCGCAGGTGGCGTGGGTCGGCGACGGCAACAACGTCGCGCAATCGTTCGTTCTCGGGTGTGCGCTCGCCGGGATCGACCTCACGGTGGCCACACCGGAGGGGTACGGGATCGACGAGCGCGTGCTCGATCGCGCCGACGAGATCGGGACCGCACCCGACGTGACGACCGATCCGGAAGTAGCGGTCGCGGGGAGGGACGCGGTCTACACCGACGTCTGGGTGAGCATGGGCGAGGAAGCCGAGCGCGAGACGAAACTCGCCGCGTTCGAGGAGAGTGGGTTCCAGGTGAACGCCGACCTCCTCGACGACGCGACCGTGCTCCACTGCCTGCCCGCCCACCGCGGCGAGGAGATCACCGAGGACGTGCTCGAAAGCGATCGGGCGGTGGTGTGGCAGCAGGCAGAGAACCGACTCCACGCCCAGAAGGGGCTCCTGGCGTTCCTGCTCGACGCGCTGTGA
- a CDS encoding spondin domain-containing protein: MSNEPDDIERTDSPSLLGDASEYLTSRRSFMTDAATVGGGALALSALGGTAAADGHEGDDGNGSGGGSGDVSDVDVLNYALGLEHLEAAYYNDFLDSHSESEVENSDVAKYFARPTLRYSVYQQIQDVRDHEEAHVEALTGTIEDLGGTPVEPAEYEFPYETMEEFVAIADRLEAVGVSAYAGAAPLLSNRDLIPPALSIHSVEAEHQTYFQLLHLQRPAPDAFNPARSMDQVLPIARQFVAGADGGGGRMFTATVENVSTPGALNVDRADGVVPLSPPVWAVYSGGENPAFVPGEDANEGTEIVAEDGFPMTLAQTVASAENTTDSGVAPSPGGSLETPALGPGESVEFGFSAAPGDHFTMETMFVQSNDWFYGFEGLSLFDGEEPVSGDVTDHIAVYDAGTEADTAPGTGPDQKPVQDPEAMDVGPTEDEPIQLAAERHPDFDIPDASEVIEVTIAPQ; encoded by the coding sequence ATGAGCAACGAACCAGACGACATCGAACGCACCGACAGTCCCTCCCTGTTGGGGGACGCGAGCGAGTATCTCACCTCGCGGCGATCGTTCATGACCGACGCGGCGACAGTGGGTGGCGGAGCGTTGGCCCTCTCGGCTCTCGGCGGAACGGCGGCAGCCGACGGCCACGAGGGTGACGATGGCAACGGTAGCGGGGGCGGGAGCGGGGATGTCAGCGATGTCGACGTCCTCAACTACGCACTCGGACTCGAACACCTCGAAGCCGCGTACTACAACGACTTCCTCGACAGCCACTCCGAGAGCGAGGTCGAGAACTCAGACGTCGCGAAGTACTTCGCGCGACCGACGCTGCGGTACTCGGTGTACCAACAGATCCAGGACGTCCGCGATCACGAGGAAGCCCACGTCGAGGCACTCACCGGGACGATCGAGGACCTTGGGGGGACGCCCGTCGAACCCGCCGAGTACGAGTTCCCCTACGAGACGATGGAGGAGTTCGTCGCGATCGCCGACCGCCTCGAAGCCGTCGGCGTCTCCGCCTACGCGGGCGCGGCACCGCTGCTCTCGAACCGCGACCTGATCCCGCCGGCGCTCTCGATCCACAGCGTGGAGGCCGAACACCAGACCTACTTCCAGTTGCTCCACCTCCAGCGACCAGCCCCCGACGCGTTCAATCCCGCGCGCTCGATGGACCAGGTGCTCCCGATCGCGCGGCAGTTCGTCGCCGGCGCGGACGGCGGCGGCGGGCGGATGTTCACCGCGACCGTCGAGAACGTCTCGACGCCAGGCGCGCTCAACGTCGACCGCGCGGACGGCGTCGTGCCGCTGTCACCGCCGGTCTGGGCGGTGTACTCCGGCGGCGAGAACCCCGCGTTCGTTCCGGGCGAGGACGCCAACGAGGGGACCGAGATCGTCGCCGAGGACGGGTTCCCCATGACGCTGGCCCAGACGGTGGCCAGCGCCGAGAACACCACCGACAGCGGCGTCGCTCCCTCACCGGGTGGCTCGCTGGAGACCCCTGCACTGGGGCCGGGCGAGTCCGTCGAGTTCGGCTTCAGCGCCGCACCGGGCGATCACTTCACGATGGAGACGATGTTCGTCCAGTCGAACGACTGGTTCTACGGGTTCGAGGGACTCTCGCTGTTCGACGGCGAGGAACCGGTTTCGGGCGACGTGACCGACCACATCGCGGTCTACGACGCCGGGACCGAGGCCGACACCGCGCCGGGCACCGGTCCCGACCAGAAGCCCGTCCAGGACCCCGAGGCGATGGACGTCGGCCCCACGGAGGACGAACCGATCCAGCTCGCCGCAGAGCGCCATCCCGACTTCGATATCCCCGACGCCAGCGAGGTCATCGAGGTGACCATCGCGCCGCAGTGA
- a CDS encoding DUF6789 family protein: MSQETRSETATTTGTGLADWQAGVIGGLVGGAVMGAMMTMMLRPAIVGAIPALYGLAPPPNGLAGWVVHMIHSAILGVVFAAIATGTGVGRGLGRSAVVGLVYGVVLWVLLAALVMPLWLDAVGAGLGPDFPNFALPGSLPGHAVYGLLLGVVYSFLR; the protein is encoded by the coding sequence ATGAGCCAAGAGACTCGATCCGAAACGGCGACGACGACCGGCACCGGGCTCGCCGACTGGCAGGCGGGCGTTATCGGCGGCCTCGTCGGCGGCGCGGTGATGGGCGCGATGATGACGATGATGCTGCGGCCGGCTATCGTGGGTGCGATTCCGGCGCTGTACGGGCTCGCACCGCCGCCGAACGGCCTCGCAGGCTGGGTCGTTCACATGATCCACAGCGCGATTCTCGGGGTGGTGTTCGCCGCGATTGCAACCGGCACCGGCGTCGGTCGTGGTCTCGGGCGGTCGGCTGTCGTCGGGTTGGTCTACGGCGTCGTACTTTGGGTGCTGCTCGCGGCGCTCGTGATGCCGCTCTGGCTGGACGCCGTGGGTGCCGGGCTCGGACCGGACTTCCCGAACTTCGCACTCCCCGGAAGCCTGCCAGGCCACGCGGTCTACGGCCTGCTCCTCGGGGTCGTCTACTCGTTCCTCCGCTGA
- the lysW gene encoding lysine biosynthesis protein LysW, which yields MANCPECGGEVSLHDDAEVGEIIDCGTCGAELEVIDVDPPVLETAPELEEDWGE from the coding sequence ATGGCGAACTGCCCAGAATGCGGGGGCGAGGTCTCCCTGCACGACGACGCTGAGGTCGGCGAGATCATCGACTGTGGCACCTGCGGAGCCGAGCTCGAAGTCATCGACGTCGATCCGCCGGTCCTCGAAACGGCCCCCGAGCTCGAAGAGGACTGGGGGGAGTAA
- a CDS encoding winged helix-turn-helix domain-containing protein, which translates to MEKALWYLFTATRGGANRVRVVRALAERPKNANRLAEELDIAYTTARHHLDMLCDHDVVERSDEEYAALFFLTEQFERNRDEFERIAQHVETDG; encoded by the coding sequence ATGGAGAAGGCGCTGTGGTATCTCTTTACGGCGACGCGTGGCGGCGCGAACCGCGTCCGCGTCGTCCGGGCGCTCGCCGAGCGGCCGAAAAACGCAAACCGTCTCGCCGAGGAGTTGGATATCGCCTACACCACCGCTCGCCACCATCTCGACATGCTCTGTGATCACGACGTCGTCGAACGAAGCGACGAGGAGTACGCCGCGCTGTTCTTCCTCACCGAGCAGTTCGAACGAAACCGTGATGAGTTCGAACGCATAGCACAACACGTGGAGACCGACGGATGA
- a CDS encoding aspartate aminotransferase family protein translates to MSGFVHNEKPIRLHEGEGVHLYDADGTEYLDCGASYACAPLGHSHPDVTGAITNQAERLTFVQASYPVDARDRARTALEAAALDGLENVWLCNSGTEANEAALKFARSATGNPKIVATMQGFHGRTMGALATTWESEYRDPYEPLIGDVEFVPYGDGDALAEAVDDETAAVILEPLQGEGGINSPPEGYLAAAREHTEAAGAALILDEVQTGMGRTGELWACERAGVTPDILTTAKGLANGLPAGTALCADWIAEGYGSHNATFSGGPVVSAAIDATVSTVVEESVPANAAAVGGYLAGELDAELGDRVRDVRGEGLMIGIEVKRGANRVLRDLALDHGILALPAGRSVVRLLPPLILGESHADRVVDALADVLGGRST, encoded by the coding sequence ATGAGCGGGTTCGTCCATAACGAGAAGCCGATCCGGCTCCACGAGGGAGAGGGCGTCCACCTCTACGATGCGGACGGGACGGAGTACCTCGACTGCGGGGCGAGTTACGCGTGCGCGCCGCTCGGGCACTCCCATCCCGACGTGACCGGGGCGATCACCAACCAGGCCGAGCGGCTGACGTTCGTCCAGGCGTCCTACCCCGTCGACGCGCGCGACCGGGCGCGCACGGCGCTCGAAGCCGCCGCGCTCGACGGGTTGGAGAACGTCTGGCTCTGTAACTCGGGGACGGAGGCGAACGAGGCGGCGCTGAAGTTCGCCCGGAGCGCGACTGGGAACCCGAAGATCGTCGCCACGATGCAGGGCTTTCACGGCCGGACGATGGGCGCGCTCGCGACCACGTGGGAGAGCGAGTACCGCGACCCGTACGAACCCCTGATCGGCGATGTCGAGTTCGTCCCTTATGGGGACGGCGACGCGCTCGCCGAGGCGGTCGACGACGAGACCGCAGCGGTGATCCTCGAACCGCTCCAGGGCGAGGGCGGGATCAACTCACCTCCTGAGGGGTATCTCGCAGCGGCGCGCGAGCACACCGAGGCGGCGGGCGCGGCACTGATCCTCGACGAGGTCCAGACCGGGATGGGGCGGACAGGAGAACTGTGGGCGTGCGAGCGTGCTGGCGTGACGCCCGACATCCTCACAACTGCGAAGGGGCTCGCGAACGGCCTCCCCGCAGGAACCGCGCTGTGTGCCGACTGGATCGCCGAGGGATACGGCTCGCACAACGCCACCTTCAGCGGCGGGCCGGTGGTGAGCGCCGCGATCGACGCCACCGTCTCGACGGTGGTCGAGGAGAGCGTGCCGGCCAACGCGGCCGCTGTCGGCGGGTATCTCGCGGGCGAACTCGACGCCGAGCTCGGCGATCGGGTTCGCGACGTGCGCGGCGAGGGGCTGATGATCGGGATCGAGGTCAAGCGCGGCGCGAACCGCGTGCTCCGGGATCTCGCGCTCGATCACGGGATCCTCGCGCTCCCCGCCGGCCGGTCCGTGGTGCGGCTGCTGCCGCCGCTGATCCTCGGCGAGAGTCATGCAGATCGGGTCGTCGACGCGCTCGCGGACGTTCTCGGAGGGCGATCGACGTGA
- a CDS encoding [LysW]-lysine hydrolase, protein MSEAITGVSTSAARDLLVELVETPSPTGEEAACAEQLVAFFESHGREAFVDEVGNVRAPADDSVLLTSHIDTVPGDIPVRVEPGDGEREGSEVLWGRGSVDATGPLVAMAVAAVRTGVSFAGVVGEEVDSSGARHLVETRDAPDAVVNGEPSGWNGITLGYRGLLAGTYVATSESGHTSRPENSAIEDAIDWWERARNAVADDRDEWTPVFERVTPKPIEVHGGTTDDGLSVEATMDVQFRVPPRLTVEEVREAADGELDGGTVRWYDEVPPIMTTPRNPVARAFRGAIRRADGEPRLLRKTGTSDMNIYRAWNCPMVTYGPGDSDLDHAPDERLSLDEFDRSIGVLEDVAGRLGESA, encoded by the coding sequence GTGAGCGAAGCCATCACTGGCGTCTCGACGAGCGCGGCGCGCGATCTCCTCGTCGAACTCGTCGAGACCCCCTCGCCGACCGGCGAGGAGGCGGCGTGTGCCGAGCAGCTCGTCGCGTTCTTCGAGAGTCACGGGCGCGAGGCGTTCGTCGACGAAGTGGGCAACGTCCGCGCACCCGCCGACGATTCGGTTTTGCTGACCTCCCACATCGACACCGTGCCTGGCGACATCCCGGTGCGAGTCGAACCAGGCGACGGCGAGCGCGAGGGAAGCGAGGTGCTCTGGGGTCGGGGCAGCGTCGACGCAACTGGGCCCCTGGTTGCGATGGCGGTCGCCGCCGTCCGCACGGGCGTGAGCTTCGCGGGTGTCGTCGGCGAGGAGGTCGATTCGAGCGGCGCGCGCCACCTCGTCGAGACTCGCGACGCGCCCGACGCGGTGGTCAACGGCGAGCCCTCGGGCTGGAACGGGATCACGCTCGGCTACCGCGGCCTGCTCGCGGGCACCTACGTCGCCACGAGCGAGTCCGGCCACACCTCCCGCCCCGAGAACAGCGCGATCGAGGACGCGATCGACTGGTGGGAGCGGGCGCGAAACGCCGTGGCCGACGACCGCGACGAGTGGACCCCCGTCTTCGAGCGCGTGACGCCCAAACCCATCGAGGTTCACGGCGGAACGACCGACGACGGCCTCTCGGTCGAGGCGACGATGGACGTCCAGTTCCGCGTGCCGCCACGGCTCACCGTGGAGGAAGTGCGCGAGGCCGCCGACGGCGAGCTGGACGGCGGCACCGTCCGGTGGTACGACGAAGTTCCTCCAATCATGACCACTCCCCGGAACCCGGTCGCGCGGGCGTTCCGCGGTGCGATCCGGCGGGCGGACGGCGAGCCGCGCCTGCTCCGCAAGACTGGCACAAGTGACATGAACATCTACCGGGCGTGGAACTGTCCGATGGTGACGTACGGTCCCGGCGATTCGGACCTCGATCACGCGCCCGACGAACGCCTCTCGCTCGACGAGTTCGACCGCTCGATAGGGGTGCTCGAAGACGTCGCCGGACGACTCGGGGAGAGCGCATGA